In one window of Candidatus Zixiibacteriota bacterium DNA:
- a CDS encoding choice-of-anchor J domain-containing protein, with product MQDSSRVFSKRNVFVNLPVAVITLLAILATASFGGEIRLDYSFDYPQIEQVMIANDLYDRIIMPGAPNGGQPGEPALPARGASILIAYGEEITGISLIPGERIKVTDGLLVEPVGRPYPLSIDPSLVSPPTPDKTIYALNQPIPQDRFRKITTQTFRGYDYVTLRLNPVEYIPASGELYYYPRMQVVVSTAATGKAAPMYRGYAEDERLIEARVDNPEASISYRAASMRADRSYDLLIITTSAMSVFFQTLKEYHDTTGIPTEIHTLESIGGNDPETIRNYIRERYLNDGIQHVLIGGDDDIIPAIDLYIESWPGPDNYVDYNMPGDHYFGCLDGTYNYDGDGYNGEPTDGEGGGEVDLVAEVYVGRASISSAPEAYAFVSKTIAYLSSEDDYLDDVLMVGEQLTFGGWGEYGGYSCDEIIDHSEAHGYATQGIPSKIYNVEKLYDLTYPGNDWPQSAFTSRVNGGVHLVNHYGHCNTSYALKMTSSDCLSQFTNNDFCFIYSQGCYAGNFDDAECWAEYATIKGDHGAFAAIMNARYGWGDYNTDGPSQRFNREYWDAIYNPSEAKPEIGYANQDSKEDNIYRIDESCMRWCFYQLTLFGDPTISFKKRNGITFNYPDGLPEYALTGQATGIEVDLIPVGDATAGVDSGVLKYRIDGGDWLETSLISQGGTLYQAEIPALECGQAAEYYLVATETSGEESFVDPDPLAPYTLYVIESEIALFEDNFETDKGWTVSGGLWARGIPTGQGGSDQQYPQPDPTWGSNGDNVYGYNLNGDYENSMVERHLTSPVINCQGHENIRLTFDRWLGVEGGGYDHAYVRVSNNGSDWTTVWENSATLTDLEWVPCRVDISDVADGETTVYIRFTMGTSDSWSRYCGWNIDNLAIMAYDCQSYVCGDANGNGAVNILDATYLISYLYKSGPPPVPMGAGDASGNGAVNILDVTYLISYLYKSGPAPICP from the coding sequence ATGCAAGACAGTTCAAGAGTCTTCTCCAAACGTAATGTTTTCGTCAACCTTCCCGTAGCGGTAATAACCCTGTTGGCCATTTTGGCCACCGCCTCTTTTGGGGGCGAGATCAGGCTGGACTATAGTTTCGATTATCCGCAAATCGAACAGGTCATGATCGCGAACGATCTTTATGATCGCATAATTATGCCGGGGGCGCCCAACGGTGGTCAACCAGGTGAACCGGCCTTACCGGCCCGAGGAGCCTCCATTTTGATAGCCTACGGCGAGGAAATTACCGGGATCAGTCTGATACCGGGCGAGCGGATTAAAGTGACCGATGGTCTTCTGGTGGAGCCGGTCGGCCGGCCCTACCCGCTGTCAATCGACCCATCCCTGGTCAGTCCGCCGACACCCGACAAGACGATCTATGCATTGAATCAACCGATTCCGCAGGATCGTTTCAGAAAAATCACCACCCAGACATTCCGCGGCTATGATTATGTGACTTTGCGACTCAATCCCGTGGAATATATACCGGCCAGCGGAGAGCTGTATTATTATCCAAGAATGCAGGTAGTGGTCAGTACGGCGGCCACCGGCAAGGCGGCTCCGATGTACCGGGGATATGCAGAAGACGAAAGACTGATTGAGGCCAGAGTGGACAATCCCGAAGCCAGCATCAGCTACCGGGCGGCATCAATGCGCGCCGACAGAAGTTACGATTTACTGATTATCACTACCTCGGCCATGAGTGTTTTCTTCCAGACTCTCAAAGAATACCATGACACCACCGGGATTCCGACCGAAATCCATACGCTGGAAAGTATTGGTGGAAACGACCCGGAGACCATCCGCAACTATATCCGCGAACGCTATTTGAATGATGGTATCCAGCATGTTTTAATCGGCGGCGATGATGACATTATTCCGGCAATAGATCTTTATATTGAATCCTGGCCGGGCCCCGATAATTATGTCGATTATAATATGCCCGGAGATCATTATTTTGGATGTCTCGATGGAACCTACAATTATGATGGCGACGGTTACAATGGCGAGCCGACCGACGGAGAGGGCGGCGGCGAGGTTGATCTGGTGGCTGAAGTATATGTGGGCCGGGCTTCAATCAGTTCGGCGCCGGAGGCGTATGCTTTTGTCAGCAAGACAATTGCCTATTTGAGCAGTGAAGACGATTATCTCGATGATGTTTTAATGGTCGGGGAGCAGTTGACATTCGGCGGCTGGGGGGAATACGGCGGGTATTCTTGTGATGAAATTATTGACCATTCGGAGGCTCATGGTTATGCCACGCAGGGGATACCATCCAAGATATACAATGTGGAGAAACTCTATGATCTGACCTATCCGGGTAATGACTGGCCGCAGTCGGCTTTCACCTCGCGGGTCAACGGCGGAGTCCATCTGGTCAACCATTACGGGCATTGCAACACCAGCTATGCCCTTAAAATGACCAGCAGTGATTGTCTGAGTCAGTTTACCAATAATGATTTCTGTTTTATTTATTCCCAGGGCTGTTATGCCGGGAATTTCGATGATGCCGAATGCTGGGCGGAATATGCCACCATCAAGGGGGATCATGGAGCCTTTGCGGCTATTATGAATGCCCGTTACGGTTGGGGCGATTATAACACGGATGGTCCCTCGCAGAGATTCAACCGCGAATACTGGGATGCCATCTATAATCCCTCCGAAGCCAAACCGGAAATAGGTTATGCCAATCAGGACTCCAAGGAAGACAATATTTATCGGATCGACGAAAGCTGTATGCGGTGGTGCTTTTATCAGCTTACCCTGTTTGGTGATCCGACCATATCATTCAAGAAGAGAAATGGTATTACATTTAATTATCCCGACGGACTTCCGGAATATGCCTTGACCGGTCAGGCAACCGGTATCGAAGTTGATTTGATTCCGGTCGGGGATGCCACGGCCGGAGTCGATAGCGGGGTGTTAAAGTATCGTATCGATGGCGGCGACTGGCTGGAGACATCGCTCATCAGCCAGGGAGGCACGTTATATCAGGCAGAAATCCCGGCCCTTGAATGCGGGCAGGCCGCGGAGTACTACCTTGTGGCTACGGAAACAAGCGGAGAGGAATCATTTGTCGATCCCGATCCGCTGGCCCCATATACGCTGTATGTGATCGAGAGTGAGATTGCGCTATTTGAAGACAATTTCGAAACCGATAAGGGCTGGACGGTTTCCGGGGGACTCTGGGCGCGCGGTATCCCGACCGGGCAGGGTGGAAGTGATCAGCAATATCCTCAACCGGACCCGACCTGGGGAAGTAATGGGGATAATGTATACGGTTACAATCTGAACGGGGATTATGAAAACAGCATGGTTGAGAGGCATCTGACCAGTCCGGTTATCAATTGTCAGGGGCATGAAAATATCCGTCTTACCTTTGACCGCTGGCTGGGGGTGGAAGGCGGCGGATACGATCATGCTTATGTTCGGGTGAGCAATAATGGTTCCGACTGGACCACGGTCTGGGAAAACAGCGCCACTTTAACCGACCTGGAATGGGTTCCCTGCCGGGTGGATATTTCTGATGTCGCCGATGGAGAGACTACGGTTTATATCCGTTTCACCATGGGAACAAGCGACAGCTGGTCACGTTATTGCGGCTGGAATATCGACAACCTGGCGATCATGGCCTACGATTGCCAGTCATACGTATGCGGTGATGCCAACGGCAACGGGGCGGTGAATATTCTCGATGCCACCTATCTTATTTCATACCTGTACAAGAGCGGTCCGCCACCGGTACCGATGGGGGCCGGTGATGCCAGCGGCAACGGGGCAGTGAATATTCTCGATGTCACTTACCTTATTTCGTACCTTTATAAGAGCGGCCCGGCACCGATTTGCCCATAG
- the serC gene encoding 3-phosphoserine/phosphohydroxythreonine transaminase: MTKRVFNFNPGPSTLPLEVLKIAQEEFLDYRGTGMSIIESSHRSAEFEEINNSAMALVHEIFGLGDNYKVLFMAGGASSQFAFIPLNFLNEGQVGAYVDTGTWSSKAIKEAKLIGNVHLAGSSKEAEYKFIPKMSDIKYPDNTAYLHFTTNNTIKGTQFHQIPETGNVPLIADMSSDIASRRMDFKKFSLIYAGAQKNIGPAGVTLVIIRDDLLAKAKDGLPTMFSYKTHAENDSLYNTPPVFGVYIMKLIFEWIKKQGGLEAVEKVNREKKDAIYGLIDQNPDFFKGTVQKDSRSWMNITLRLPNEDLEKKFISEAKAAGFIGLKGHRSVGGIRVSLYNALPLDGAKKLAEFMEKFRKANQ; this comes from the coding sequence ATGACTAAGAGAGTTTTCAATTTCAATCCCGGACCTTCGACGCTTCCTCTGGAGGTGTTGAAAATCGCCCAGGAGGAGTTTCTTGACTACCGCGGAACCGGTATGTCGATAATCGAAAGCTCCCACCGTTCGGCCGAATTTGAAGAAATCAACAACAGCGCCATGGCTCTGGTGCATGAGATTTTCGGTCTCGGCGATAATTACAAAGTGTTGTTTATGGCCGGTGGGGCATCGAGCCAGTTTGCTTTTATCCCTCTCAATTTTCTGAATGAGGGGCAGGTGGGGGCGTATGTCGATACCGGAACCTGGTCATCCAAGGCTATCAAGGAGGCCAAGTTAATCGGCAATGTTCATCTGGCCGGCTCTTCCAAGGAAGCCGAATACAAATTTATCCCCAAGATGTCCGATATCAAGTATCCGGATAATACGGCCTATCTGCATTTCACGACCAACAACACGATTAAGGGGACGCAGTTTCACCAGATACCGGAAACCGGAAACGTGCCCCTGATTGCCGATATGTCCTCGGATATTGCTTCCCGGCGAATGGATTTCAAGAAGTTTTCGCTTATTTATGCCGGGGCCCAGAAAAATATCGGACCAGCCGGCGTAACTCTGGTTATTATCCGCGATGATCTTCTGGCCAAAGCCAAGGACGGGTTGCCGACCATGTTCAGCTATAAGACGCATGCGGAAAATGATTCCCTGTACAACACCCCGCCTGTTTTCGGGGTTTATATCATGAAGCTGATCTTTGAATGGATTAAAAAACAGGGCGGTCTTGAGGCGGTCGAGAAGGTTAACCGAGAGAAAAAGGATGCTATTTATGGCCTGATAGACCAGAATCCTGATTTCTTCAAGGGTACGGTTCAAAAGGACAGCCGGAGCTGGATGAATATAACGCTTCGCCTGCCCAACGAGGATCTGGAGAAGAAATTTATCTCCGAGGCTAAGGCGGCCGGATTTATCGGTCTCAAGGGTCACCGTTCGGTGGGCGGAATCCGGGTGTCGCTTTATAATGCCCTGCCTTTGGATGGAGCCAAAAAACTGGCTGAATTTATGGAAAAATTCCGTAAAGCCAATCAGTAA
- a CDS encoding MFS transporter: MSKSVSIFRKEVISWSLYDFANTIYSMNILSLYFKRWVVEDLKRDGLYYDVAYSMSMLLVGLILPALGAISDHSHKKRLFLVVFTVCCCLSLGLIPFIPLEMFAIIIIMFGLSNFFYEGGMVFYNSLLYSISDGLEARLVSGFGVALGYTGSIFGMVMVLPWVTGGIFGIDVPGINGSGKTGAFLPSAVLFLIFSIPLFVWVKEKKEQVRETSIELIKAYREVWAGIRDTRKYPGVLRFLIADYFFEDAIATVILNMGIYSSIVFGFTDTNLTVFLIISTVSAMVGSFLIGRIARKMVLKKLMFLIVGGWVITLGLLIFSENQIIIYILGSVIGVLLGGIWTVSRPLLAEMVPRTELGRFFGLYSLSGRAAAIIGPIIWGVVVYYFGLGSKSGQYLAGVFNLSAEAAVRLPYRLAVFSLILMMAFGLFIFRKIPAGKETMPLP; encoded by the coding sequence TTGAGTAAATCCGTGTCCATTTTTCGCAAAGAAGTTATCAGCTGGTCGCTATATGACTTCGCCAACACCATCTATTCCATGAATATCCTGTCGCTTTATTTCAAGCGCTGGGTGGTGGAGGATCTGAAGCGTGACGGACTTTATTATGATGTAGCCTACTCGATGTCCATGCTTCTGGTGGGCCTGATTTTGCCGGCCCTGGGAGCCATCTCCGATCATTCGCATAAGAAGAGGCTGTTTCTGGTCGTTTTTACAGTTTGCTGCTGTTTGTCTTTAGGATTGATTCCCTTTATACCGCTGGAGATGTTCGCCATCATCATTATTATGTTCGGGCTCTCGAATTTCTTTTATGAAGGCGGGATGGTTTTTTATAATTCACTTCTCTATTCGATCTCCGACGGACTCGAAGCCAGACTGGTTTCCGGATTCGGGGTGGCGCTGGGATATACCGGTTCGATTTTTGGAATGGTTATGGTTCTTCCCTGGGTCACGGGGGGGATATTCGGCATAGATGTTCCGGGAATAAATGGAAGCGGCAAAACCGGCGCTTTTCTTCCCTCGGCCGTATTATTTCTGATATTTTCCATTCCGCTTTTTGTCTGGGTGAAAGAAAAAAAGGAGCAGGTACGAGAGACTTCGATTGAGTTAATAAAAGCATATCGGGAAGTCTGGGCAGGTATTCGGGATACCCGCAAATATCCCGGGGTTCTGCGTTTTTTGATAGCCGATTATTTTTTTGAGGATGCCATCGCCACGGTAATCTTAAATATGGGCATTTATTCATCGATCGTTTTCGGGTTTACCGATACTAATCTGACAGTTTTTCTGATTATCTCGACGGTGTCGGCCATGGTCGGGTCATTTTTGATCGGCCGAATTGCCCGGAAAATGGTATTGAAGAAACTGATGTTTTTAATTGTCGGGGGCTGGGTGATTACCCTGGGACTTTTGATTTTCAGTGAAAATCAGATAATAATATATATTCTGGGTTCTGTAATTGGAGTTCTACTGGGTGGTATCTGGACGGTATCACGACCGCTTCTGGCCGAAATGGTTCCCAGAACCGAATTGGGCCGTTTTTTCGGTTTATATTCGCTGTCGGGAAGAGCGGCCGCGATTATCGGTCCGATTATCTGGGGAGTGGTGGTATATTATTTTGGCTTAGGCAGTAAATCCGGACAATATCTGGCCGGCGTATTCAATCTTTCGGCCGAGGCGGCAGTCCGGTTGCCATACCGGCTGGCTGTTTTTTCATTAATCCTGATGATGGCTTTCGGTTTATTTATTTTCAGAAAGATTCCGGCCGGAAAGGAGACGATGCCCCTACCATGA
- a CDS encoding HD domain-containing protein: MDRSTALALMESKIKNKNLRKHILAVEAGMIVLAEYFEEDRNLWGLTGLLHDLDYDLTLKEEARHTFITEEWLKEYVLPEEMIYAIRCHPGHAPCRSRLDWALYAVDPTSGFIVACALMHPSKKLINVNGEFMMRRFKEKRFAAGATRENIAACSHLGLELEQFLLLIREGLLTIADKLEL, translated from the coding sequence ATTGACCGTTCGACCGCCCTGGCCTTGATGGAATCAAAAATAAAGAATAAAAATCTGCGCAAACATATCCTGGCCGTTGAGGCGGGGATGATCGTTTTGGCCGAATATTTCGAGGAGGATAGGAATCTCTGGGGCCTGACGGGTCTGCTTCACGATCTGGATTATGATCTTACTCTCAAAGAAGAAGCCCGGCATACCTTTATAACCGAAGAATGGCTGAAGGAATATGTTCTTCCGGAGGAAATGATTTACGCTATACGCTGCCATCCCGGTCATGCTCCCTGTCGGAGCCGGCTGGACTGGGCGCTTTACGCGGTCGATCCGACTTCCGGTTTTATTGTTGCCTGCGCCCTGATGCATCCGAGCAAGAAGTTGATCAATGTCAATGGCGAATTCATGATGCGGCGTTTTAAAGAGAAACGATTTGCGGCCGGGGCAACCCGTGAGAATATCGCCGCCTGCTCCCACCTGGGATTGGAACTGGAGCAGTTTCTTCTGTTGATCAGAGAGGGGTTGTTAACCATAGCGGACAAGCTGGAACTTTGA
- a CDS encoding chemotaxis protein CheV, with protein MADSLFLKETTSEMKLLIFRLGKTPYGINVDKVREIIPRTKTTVIPHAPRAVEGSFMLREEVLTLINLGEYLEIEGDATSHGEGAIIIVQFNKVRCGILVDSVEVIHTLKWDQIEPPSIYLTDLGAPLTGITKVNEQTVLIADFESIIGRILGTYGDDAEDDIQPQAITPRDIHILLADDSGVLRKSMVKFLHRHGYNKLTVCSDGLEAWEKLQRMKMSGGNKCHAVVSDIEMPRMNGLMLTSRIKADPELKDMTVVIYSSMITAENTEKGRTVGADAQVGKPDSLEMIHALENCLIQRGLLEPATDTVMT; from the coding sequence ATGGCCGATAGTCTATTTCTGAAGGAAACCACCAGTGAGATGAAACTGCTCATTTTCCGTCTCGGCAAAACACCCTACGGCATCAATGTCGATAAGGTTCGCGAAATCATTCCCCGCACCAAAACAACTGTAATTCCCCATGCACCCCGGGCGGTTGAAGGGAGTTTTATGCTTCGCGAGGAAGTCCTGACATTAATCAACCTGGGGGAATATCTTGAGATTGAGGGCGATGCCACCTCTCATGGAGAGGGAGCTATCATAATCGTCCAGTTCAATAAAGTCCGTTGCGGCATCCTGGTCGATTCGGTCGAGGTCATTCATACCCTCAAATGGGATCAAATCGAACCGCCCTCGATATATCTTACCGATCTTGGGGCTCCGTTGACCGGGATTACCAAGGTCAATGAGCAGACGGTCTTGATCGCCGATTTCGAAAGTATAATTGGCCGGATTCTGGGAACGTACGGGGATGATGCCGAGGATGATATACAACCGCAGGCGATAACGCCCAGGGATATCCATATTCTTCTGGCCGATGATTCGGGGGTTTTACGGAAATCGATGGTGAAATTTCTCCATCGGCACGGATACAACAAACTGACGGTTTGCAGCGATGGACTCGAGGCCTGGGAAAAACTGCAACGGATGAAAATGTCCGGCGGGAATAAATGTCATGCTGTTGTCAGTGATATCGAGATGCCCCGGATGAACGGCCTGATGCTGACCTCCAGGATTAAGGCCGATCCGGAGCTTAAGGATATGACGGTCGTCATTTATTCATCGATGATAACAGCGGAGAACACCGAGAAGGGAAGGACGGTAGGGGCCGATGCCCAGGTGGGCAAACCTGATAGTCTCGAGATGATCCATGCGCTGGAAAACTGCCTGATCCAGCGGGGTCTTCTGGAACCGGCGACCGATACGGTGATGACTTGA
- a CDS encoding NADH-quinone oxidoreductase subunit A: MFEILFPIFFLVALSTIIAVAMFGVSLFLGRRTVEGAKQEPYESGIVPKGDTRERFPVKFYMIAVLFILFDIEVVFLYPWAVIYQKLGMFGFVEILVFIVILLVGYFYVLGKGALKWD; encoded by the coding sequence ATGTTTGAGATCTTATTTCCGATTTTCTTTCTTGTGGCTTTGTCCACAATTATTGCCGTGGCCATGTTCGGCGTCAGCCTGTTTCTGGGCCGGCGGACGGTTGAGGGGGCCAAGCAGGAGCCTTATGAAAGCGGCATTGTTCCCAAAGGCGACACCCGGGAAAGGTTCCCGGTCAAATTCTACATGATTGCGGTTTTATTTATCCTGTTCGATATCGAAGTCGTGTTTCTCTACCCGTGGGCGGTAATCTACCAGAAACTGGGAATGTTCGGTTTCGTTGAAATCCTGGTATTTATCGTAATACTGCTGGTCGGTTATTTTTATGTTCTCGGTAAAGGAGCCCTGAAGTGGGATTAG
- a CDS encoding NADH-quinone oxidoreductase subunit B has protein sequence MGLEEKIPDSIILTTLDKMVNWARKRSMWPFGFGLACCAIEMMSTFGPKYDLARFGMEVMRPSPRQADLMIVAGRVSMKMAPIVKRLYEQMPNPKWVISMGACASCGGVFNNYAILQGVDRIIPVDMYIPGCPPRPEQLIEGINKLYDKVMKESLSGKKDGKPRGL, from the coding sequence GTGGGATTAGAAGAAAAAATACCGGATTCAATCATATTGACGACGCTGGATAAAATGGTCAACTGGGCCCGCAAGAGGTCTATGTGGCCGTTCGGTTTCGGTCTGGCCTGTTGTGCTATCGAAATGATGTCCACCTTCGGACCCAAGTATGATCTGGCCCGGTTCGGGATGGAGGTCATGCGTCCCTCGCCGCGACAGGCGGATTTGATGATTGTGGCGGGACGGGTTTCAATGAAAATGGCGCCAATAGTCAAACGGCTTTACGAACAGATGCCCAACCCGAAATGGGTGATATCGATGGGGGCCTGCGCATCCTGTGGAGGAGTTTTCAACAACTATGCCATATTGCAGGGAGTGGATCGGATTATTCCCGTGGATATGTATATCCCCGGATGTCCCCCCCGGCCGGAGCAGTTGATCGAGGGGATCAATAAACTATACGATAAGGTGATGAAAGAATCCTTGTCCGGCAAAAAAGACGGCAAACCCAGAGGGCTTTAA
- a CDS encoding NADH-quinone oxidoreductase subunit C translates to MRDKLREYLEKNFGDALIREDDFRDQQSFYIKKDFFLDICRALLNHDEFQVKFLSDICALDWFGDREEKDGRFEVIYNLFSLKFKYRFFLKVRLDGEDPEIDSLSDLWHCADWLEREVYDLFGIVFIGHPNLVKIVTPGELQGYPLRKDFPLTYEIPQFSYNKDEPPEVLQ, encoded by the coding sequence ATGCGCGATAAACTCAGAGAATATCTTGAAAAGAATTTCGGTGATGCCCTGATCCGGGAAGATGATTTCCGTGATCAGCAGTCTTTTTACATAAAAAAAGATTTTTTTCTGGATATCTGTCGGGCCCTGCTCAACCATGACGAATTCCAGGTTAAATTTTTAAGCGATATCTGCGCTCTCGACTGGTTTGGCGACCGGGAGGAAAAAGACGGTCGCTTCGAGGTTATTTACAATCTTTTTTCTCTGAAATTCAAATACCGGTTTTTCCTTAAAGTCCGATTGGACGGGGAAGACCCGGAAATTGATTCTCTGTCAGACCTATGGCATTGCGCCGACTGGCTGGAACGTGAAGTCTATGATCTTTTCGGAATTGTATTTATAGGCCATCCGAATCTTGTCAAAATCGTCACGCCCGGAGAACTTCAGGGCTATCCACTACGCAAGGATTTCCCCCTGACTTACGAGATTCCCCAATTCAGCTACAACAAGGATGAACCGCCCGAGGTGCTTCAGTGA
- a CDS encoding histidinol-phosphatase → MIKSGDYFEYQGCIHIHTTASDGTKSIEEVAEIAAAVKLDYILIADHMTLKARDEGREGYYGETLVLIGYEHNDPDDCNHYLIFESKKVFPAEMTPKEYVAAGAGEGALGIIAHPDEIRPMTGKYRSYPWTDWEVDGFVGIEIWNQMSEWMENLNSYNKLKMLFSPRKFLRSPTDRILNKWDELNREKKIIGVAAIDVHAFPYRLGPIKIVIFPYKVQFKSLRTHLLLPRKLSRDTVEAKRQIYDAILNCRAFVSNYRWGDAAGFEFTASSGDRTVVCGGSIALFKDCLINIRIPKKSRVVLICNGEKILEKRTTFIEYKPQYGGLYRVEVYRHGRGWIYSNHIRIGI, encoded by the coding sequence ATGATTAAATCCGGTGATTATTTTGAATACCAGGGATGCATTCATATCCACACGACAGCCTCGGATGGAACCAAATCTATCGAAGAGGTGGCCGAAATTGCGGCGGCGGTGAAGCTCGATTATATCCTGATCGCCGATCATATGACCCTGAAGGCACGGGATGAGGGCCGTGAGGGTTATTACGGGGAAACCCTGGTACTGATCGGGTATGAGCATAACGATCCCGATGACTGCAATCATTACCTGATTTTTGAATCCAAGAAGGTTTTCCCGGCCGAGATGACGCCCAAAGAATATGTGGCGGCCGGGGCCGGTGAGGGAGCGCTGGGGATTATTGCCCATCCGGATGAAATCAGACCCATGACGGGCAAATACCGTTCCTATCCCTGGACAGACTGGGAAGTGGACGGTTTCGTGGGGATAGAAATCTGGAATCAGATGTCGGAATGGATGGAAAATCTCAATTCCTATAACAAATTGAAAATGCTTTTCTCACCGCGGAAATTTCTCCGGTCGCCGACTGACAGAATTTTAAATAAATGGGACGAATTGAATCGGGAGAAAAAGATAATCGGGGTGGCGGCCATTGATGTCCATGCTTTTCCGTACCGCCTGGGTCCGATTAAAATAGTCATTTTCCCATATAAGGTGCAATTCAAGTCGTTGCGGACTCATTTGTTGTTGCCCCGTAAGTTATCCCGCGATACAGTCGAGGCGAAGCGGCAGATTTATGATGCCATTCTCAATTGCCGGGCTTTCGTATCCAATTATCGCTGGGGTGATGCCGCCGGTTTCGAGTTTACCGCCAGTTCCGGTGACCGAACGGTGGTATGCGGCGGCTCGATAGCATTATTCAAGGATTGTTTGATTAACATTCGGATCCCGAAAAAATCGCGGGTGGTATTAATCTGTAACGGGGAAAAAATTCTGGAAAAGAGGACTACCTTTATCGAATATAAGCCTCAATACGGGGGGTTGTACCGCGTGGAAGTGTACAGACATGGTCGAGGGTGGATTTATTCCAACCATATCCGCATCGGTATTTAG
- a CDS encoding TusE/DsrC/DsvC family sulfur relay protein, protein MPKATFNGRTFDVDDQNFLVDYETWDESFAVGMAPRLKIERNLDERHWKIIRFIRDYFRDNGVCPLVYETCRANQLTIKSLRGLFPTGYLRGACLLAGITYKNRLINYFGEPSHALRTEIKEEITRIPISRKTYRINVLGFLVDPSEWDEIFAINRAAEFNLKLTDRHWDIINYLRDRFKRDTTVATVYECCENNHIEIGELERLFPMGYHRGAIKLAGLRYIE, encoded by the coding sequence ATGCCCAAAGCAACTTTTAATGGCCGGACATTCGATGTCGATGATCAGAATTTTCTGGTCGATTACGAAACTTGGGATGAATCTTTTGCCGTCGGGATGGCACCGCGTTTGAAAATTGAGCGAAATTTGGATGAGCGGCACTGGAAGATAATTCGTTTTATCAGGGATTATTTTCGCGATAACGGCGTCTGTCCGCTGGTGTACGAAACATGTCGGGCCAATCAACTGACCATTAAATCTCTTCGAGGGCTTTTTCCGACCGGCTATCTCCGTGGGGCTTGTCTGCTGGCCGGGATAACCTACAAAAACCGGCTGATTAACTATTTCGGTGAGCCGTCCCATGCGCTTCGAACCGAAATCAAGGAAGAAATCACCCGGATCCCCATTTCCAGAAAAACATACCGGATCAATGTCCTCGGATTTTTGGTCGATCCGTCCGAATGGGATGAAATCTTTGCCATCAACCGGGCGGCCGAATTCAATCTGAAATTGACCGATCGCCACTGGGATATAATTAATTATCTCCGAGACCGATTCAAACGCGATACGACCGTGGCCACCGTCTATGAATGTTGCGAGAACAATCATATCGAAATCGGCGAACTGGAAAGGCTTTTCCCGATGGGATATCATCGCGGAGCCATCAAACTGGCCGGTTTGCGATATATCGAATAA